Sequence from the Methanofastidiosum sp. genome:
GGTCATTATCCCTATCAACTGAAAGCACCAATATTTTTTTCTCAAACATCGGTCTCTACCATCTTCTTTTTGACAGATTCTATTTTATCTTGCATAGATGATTTCTTATCCAATCTATAATCAATCTTTATGTTAGTTATAATCCTTTCTATTCCCATTTCAAATATTAAATTATGTGAATAATCAATTAAATTAGATATTTCGGCCCATTCGCCTTCAATTATTGTG
This genomic interval carries:
- a CDS encoding MTH1187 family thiamine-binding protein, with translation MIVEISFVPIGVGTSLSRYIAKVISNIEKSGLKYQLTPMGTIIEGEWAEISNLIDYSHNLIFEMGIERIITNIKIDYRLDKKSSMQDKIESVKKKMVETDV